A genomic stretch from Erigeron canadensis isolate Cc75 chromosome 9, C_canadensis_v1, whole genome shotgun sequence includes:
- the LOC122581849 gene encoding uncharacterized protein LOC122581849 — MSMDIDVLASIDVNKSHGLCMHTIGSSSAGTGDLSVNNLGNDMFEFQNIQHDKAAASCSKPLNGQNEFQKKDGATEKFFIKCDASPCSSKTTSSNESCVEVEFGAEAITGENSTDHDNIKFPPTTFEPVSAMKGSREKRGATPSQKLAVRWSPDVYDPVPTSVSHVVTNNKPQKQSKKNSKSKQKKGSKSSHKNKYKDKLAGKKGGG; from the exons ATGTCGATGGACATTGATGTGCTGGCTTCTATTGATGTGAACAAAAGCCATGGATTGTGTATGCACACAATCGGGTCGTCCAGTGCAGGCACCGGAGATCTTTCTGTAAATAATCTAGGGAATGATATGTTCGAGTTTCAGAATATCCAACATGACAAAGCTGCGGCTTCATGCTCAAAACCACTTAATGGCCAAAATGAGTTTCAGAAGAAAGATGGAGCTACTGAGAAGTTCTTTATCAAGTGTGATGCATCTCCTTGTTCAAGCAAGACCACATCCTCTAATGAATCATGTGTGGAAGTTGAATTTGGTGCTGAAGCTATAACCGGAGAAAACTCAACAGATCATGACAACATTAAGTTTCCGCCT ACTACTTTTGAGCCTGTATCAGCCATGAAAGGTAGCCGGGAGAAACGAGGAGCCACCCCATCTCAAAAGCTGGCTGTGAGGTGGTCACCTGACGTCTATGATCCAGTTCCAACTTCAGTTTCACATGTGGTAACAAACAACAAGCCTCAAAAGCAGAGTAAGAAGAACTCCAAGTCCAAGCAGAAGAAGGGAAGCAAGTCATCACACAAAAATAAGTACAAAGACAAGTTGGCTGGAAAAAAAGGAGGCGGCTGA
- the LOC122582619 gene encoding histone H2B.3-like: MAQTKAGKKPAALKKPSTSSSSSAPPPAEKKPTKAGKNLPKETISSSVNVDKKKKKVKKSSETYKIYLFKVLKQVHPDIGISGKAMGIMNSFINDIFEKLAQESARLARYNKKPTITSREIQTAVRLVLPGELAKHAVSEGTKAVTKFTSS; this comes from the coding sequence ATGGCCCAAACAAAAGCAGGGAAGAAACCAGCAGCCTTAAAAAAaccatcaacatcatcatcatcatcagcaccACCACCGGCCGAAAAGAAGCCAACGAAGGCCGGAAAAAACCTTCCGAAAGAAACCATATCGAGTAGTGTGAATGTagacaagaagaagaaaaaggtgAAAAAGAGTAGCGAAACGTACAAAATCTATTTGTTTAAAGTATTAAAACAAGTGCATCCTGATATAGGTATATCAGGTAAAGCAATGGGAATTATGAACAGTTttataaatgacatttttgaaaaacttgCTCAAGAGAGTGCTAGGCTCGCGAGATACAATAAGAAGCCGACTATTACTTCTCGTGAGATTCAAACGGCTGTTAGACTTGTTTTGCCTGGTGAGCTTGCGAAACATGCTGTTTCTGAAGGTACTAAAGCGGTTACAAAATTTACGAGCTCTTAG
- the LOC122583608 gene encoding FBD-associated F-box protein At5g18780-like: protein MFHDSVDNALALRGEYSGDQSPQNLISRCPVLQELCLETQWIGDDFNSIPLDKIKISSPCLKTLRIQHCSFEGEVLIDAPKLEYLYIEDDEIRTKYSLTNPWSLVEVHINKFCDTVVELLTCVSVAKRLMLASQSLWAIRHFHHDNVPTMFPNLVKLDVDIHWSWESWSVLFNVLHKMPLLEQFTISYLHLPGDIDHTSGILPLETPNCLRFKMKEITILNEGVVTRRQVILIGYLLRHSTVLERVTLNANNIEPELRKELLNFQCGSHMCRIELL, encoded by the exons ATGTTTCATGATTCGGTTGATAATGCCCTTGCTCTGCGTGGTG AGTATTCGGGTGATCAATCACCTCAAAATCTGATTTCCCGTTGCCCAGTTTTACAAGAATTGTGTTTGGAAACTCAATGGATTGGGGATGATTTCAACTCAATTCCTCTTGACAAAATTAAGATCTCTTCGCCGTGTTTGAAGACACTAAGGATTCAGCATTGCAGCTTTGAAGGTGAGGTTTTGATTGACGCTCCTAAATTGGAATACTTGTACATAGAGGACGATGAAATTCGTACAAAGTACTCTCTGACGAATCCATGGTCTCTTGTTGAAGTTCATATCAACAAATTTTGTGATACGGTTGTTGAACTGCTGACATGCGTCTCGGTTGCCAAAAGGCTGATGCTAGCTTCCCAGTCTTTATGG GCTATTCGTCATTTTCATCACGACAACGTTCCCACCATGTTCCCGAACTTGGTCAAACTTGACGTCGATATCCATTGGAGCTGGGAGTCGTGGAGTGTGCTGTTTAATGTCTTACACAAAATGCCACTTCTTGAGCAATTTACCATTTCATAT CTGCATTTACCTGGAGATATAGATCACACAAGCGGGATCCTGCCATTAGAGACACCAAATTGTCTACGTTTTAAGATGAAGGAAATCACTATACTTAATGAAGGAGTTGTAACACGGAGACAGGTCATCTTAATAGGTTATTTGCTCAGACACTCGACTGTTTTGGAAAGGGTCACACTAAATGCTAATAATATTGAGCCGGAGCTGCGTAAGGAGTTACTGAACTTCCAGTGTGGTTCCCATATGTGCCGGATTGAATTACTTTGA